The following DNA comes from Hahella chejuensis KCTC 2396.
ATATTGCAACCTCGGTCAGCCTAATCATTGCACAGCGTCTTGCGAGAAGGCTCTGCGCGGAGTGTAAAGAGGTGATTACCGTCCCCAAAGAAGTTTTAAAGGAGGAAGGATTCACAGATGCACAAATTGAAACGGGCTTTAAATTGTACAGCCCTAAAGGTTGTGATAAATGCAAAGGCGGGTATAAAGGCCGAGTAGGCATATACGAAGTAGTGAGAGTCACGCCCCCTATGCAAGAACTCATTATGAATGAAGCAAGTTCGTTGGAACTTGCCAAGCAAGCTCAGAAAGAACGGTTTCGCAATCTCAGACAGTCGGCGCTGAGGAAAGTTATTGAGGGCGTAACCAGCCTAGAAGACGCAAATCGGGTAACGAAGGATTAAAATATGGCCCAAGCAGCACAAAAACATTCAACCTTTGTCTGGGAAGGCACTGACCGAAAGGGGAACAAGACCAAGGGAGAAACGAGCGGGTCAAATGTCGCCCTTGTGAAAGCACAGCTGAGAAAGCAAGGAATCAATCCCACCAGAGTCAAAAAGAAAGCAGAAAGTATTTTAGGAAAAAGAACCAAGAAGATAACCCCGTTTGACATTGCAGTATTTACTCGTCAAATGGCGACGATGATGAAAGCCGGAGTTCCTTTGGTACAATCGTTCGATATCGTCGCAGATGGGCTGGAGCACCCCTCTCTAAAAGAGCTGGTTTTAGATATTAAAAACGAGGTTGCAGCAGGGAATAGCTTTGCTGGAGCCCTGAAAAAGCATCCCAAGTATTTTGATGACCTGTTTTGTAACCTAATCGATTCCGGCGAGAAATCGGGGGCTCTCGAAACAATGCTGGCTCGAGTCGCAACGTATCTCGAAAAAACAGAGATTCTGAAGAAAAAAGTCAAAAAAGCAATGACATATCCTATTGCAGTACTTGTTGTCGCAGTAATTGTAACAGGTATATTGCTGGTTAAAGTCGTGCCTCAGTTTCAAGACCTGTTTCAAGGTTTCGGCGCGGACTTACCCGCATTCACCCAAATGATTATTAATATTTCAGAATACCTACAGGCATCTTGGTACATTATTCTCGGCGTTATTATTGCCGCGATATTCAGCTTCAGTGAAGCTAGACGAAGATCACCAGCATTTTCCGATGCAGTCGACAAATATATATTAAAGTTTCCCATCATGGGCGACATCTTGCATAAGTCAGCGGTCGCTCGCTTCGCCAGAGTTCTATCAACAACTTTTGCCGCTGGCGTGCCGCTTGTTGACGCATTGGAATCAGTAGCCGGCGCCACTGGAAACGCGGTGTTCAGAAAAGCTGTAATTAAGATACGCGACGACGTATCCTCGGGAACACAATTGCAATACAGCATGAAAACTACAGGCGTATTTCCTGTTATGGCAATACAGCTAACTTCAATCGGCGAAGAGTCAGGCGCTCTTGATGACATGTTGGAGAAAGTCGCCGATCACTATGAGGCTGAAGTAGACGATGCTGTAGACAACCTTACTGCTCTTATGGAGCCAATGATTATGGCTGTTTTAGGTGTTTTAGTTGGCGGTCTAATTATAGGTATGTACCTCCCCATTTTCCAATTGGGCTCCGTGGTCTAATCAAACACATATCCCTTAAAGACCTCGCTCCTGCGAGGTCTTTTTTTAACTGTACTCATATAACCGATGTTAGATATCTTTAATCAGTTCAATCACAATCCTGCGCTGCTTTATATAACGGTCGTTGTTTTCGGCTTGATTGTCGGCAGTTTTTTGAATGTCGTTATTCTGCGGAAGCCAAAAATGCTGGAGCAGGAGTGGCGCGCTCAATGCGCCGAAATTCCAGGCTGCGACTGCCCCAAAACAGACGAGCCCCTGATAACGCTTTCTAAACCCGATTCAACCTGCCCAAAGTGCGGACATAAAATCAGGGCTTGGGAAAATATTCCGGTAATCAGTTATTTGTTTCTTGGCGGCAAGTGCTCCTCGTGCAAAACAGGCATTTCCATACGCTATCCTCTAGTGGAAATCGCCACCGCTTTATTAGCGGTCATTGTCGTCTGCTATTTCAAGATGAGTTGGGCGGGACTGGCGGCCATTGGCTTAAGCTGGACATTGCTTACTTTGTCATTAATAGACTTCGACACTCAGTTACTGCCTGATGACCTGACGTTACCTTTACTTTGGGCGGGATTACTAATCAATATCCAGGGTATTTTCGCCCCCCTATCAGAAGCTGTGATTGGCGCAGTAGTCGGCTACTTGGCTTTGTGGTCGGTCTACCACTTATTCCGCCTTTTGACTGGCAAGGAAGGCATGGGCTTTGGCGATTTCAAGCTGCTCGCCGCTCTGGGCGCCTGGTTGGGGTGGAAAATGCTGCCCCTTATTATTCTGCTTTCCTCACTGGTTGGAGCCGTTATTGGGATAGCAATGATCATTATCCTGGGTAGAGATAAGAATATCCCTATCCCCTTTGGTCCTTATCTGGCCATCGCAGGCTGGATAGCTATGATCTGGGGAAATGATATCGTATCCGCCTATTTGGGAATGTACCCTGCGCCTTAGGCGCAGTATCTTTCCTTGTATGAATCAAATCCCCCAACATAAGTCATTAGTCATCGGACTTACCGGCGGCATCGCCAGCGGTAAGTCCGCCGCGGCGGCCAAGTTTGTTGAATTGGACATTCCCTGCATCGACGCCGATCAAGTAGCACGTGACGTTGTCGAGCCCGGCGAGCCTGCTCTGCAGCATATTGCGGAGCATTTCGGTTCCGCCCTGATCACGCCGAACGGAGTTCTGGATCGCGCAGCGCTTCGCAAGCTGGTGTTCAATGATCCTGAGCAGAAGAAATGGCTTGAGAGTCTGCTACATCCACTGATCAACCAGCGCATCCGCGATTGGCTGGGCGCATGCAAGACGCCTTACTGTATTCTCGCCTCTCCCTTACTACTGGAAACTCGGCAACGCGAACTGGTAGACCGCATACTGGTTATAGACGTTCCTGAGTCAGTGCAAATCGCCAGAGCGATGGCGAGAGATCAAAATAGCGAGGATTTAGTCCGCCGGATTATTGCCACTCAAAGCGGCAGAGAGTATAAACGCCAACATGCGGATGATATCATCCTCAACGATAAGGACTTGGCCCACCTGTACCACGAGGTCGCCAAGTTGCATGAATACTATTTAGAACTGGCGCAGCATGATCGATAAATCTTCTACCTCTTCAGCCACTCGCACCGCCCTGGAAGTGGACTGCCCGACCTGTGGGAAGAAAGTCCCATGGACCCAGGAAAATGAGTTTCGGCCTTTCTGCAGCAAGCGCTGTCAAATGATCGACCTGGGCGCCTGGGCGTCCGAAGAGTATCGAATTGCAGAGGCCGAAGAGAAAGACAAATGGTCTGAAACCGAGGACGAGCGACCAAAGGATTCCCATTGATTCCCTATCGCCGCAGCCTTTCCCTTCCACTTACCAGGATGCATTAGCCGGTGTCGTTCGCGTACAGATATCTTTGTGCGGCCCTTGCCGTCGTCTCATTTCAGTTCATATCTCCTTCCCTTTCTCACGGAAAAGAAACAGAAGAAGCAATTGAAACTAAGGCCGCAGTTCCTGCCGAGGAGAACGGCCCTACGACGGAGGAAGATGCAGAACAAGAGACCATGACTGAGCGCTCCTTCAGCTGGATCGTAGACCAACGCAATGCCTGGTCAAATAGACTCGGCTCTCTGGGACGCAATATAGACGGTTTTTTTGGGGGCAAAGAAGCTGAGTTGAGCGCCAACGGCAGCTTCTTAAAAGTAGGTTTATTTGGCGTTTGGCGAAAAGAAGAAGGGATTGACCCGGAGCCGCGCTTCAAGTTCCGCTTGGACCTTCCTTATACCCAAGACCGATTCAAATTAGTGATCGAAAACGACCCGGATGAAACCAAGACATTGGCGGAAAAGAACCGGAATCGGGTATTAAAGGAAGATGAAACCACCAACACTACCAGTACAGGCTTCTTCCGCTTAATTGCCGCGCTAAAAGATTGGAAACTCAAAGGCGATCTGGGTGTGAAACTGGAAATTCCTTTAGACCCATTCGCCAGAGCCAAAGCGGAAAAGGAGTGGGAGCTCACCGATACTTGGGCCTTCCGTGTTGATGAGTCTATTTATTATTACCATTCAGAAAGCTGGGGCCACACAAGCGCCTTTTACTTTGAAAACGCCATATCAGACCACTGGTTCTTCCGCTCAAAATCAGAAGCGCAGTGGGTAGATAGCCGGGATGGCTGGGAATTTGCCGAAGTTCTTTCTCTTTCTCAGAAAATTGATGAAAAGCGGGCAATGAACCATCAGTTGGGATGGTTAGGAGAAAGCCGCCCCAACCCACGCACCAGCGCCTATTTTATTAACACCACTTACCGCCAACGGCTTTATAGTGACTGGCTTTTCCTTGAAAGTACGCCGGAGCTGCTGTTTCCCAGAGACGATAATTTCAAGCCCAACCCGTCGTTGACATTGGGAATTGAGATGATCTTTTCCGAGTAAATCATAGTGATGGAAGAGCTAGTCTATCGCCCTATCGGTCATATTCGCTCCTGCTATCCAGAAAAATTCGGGGCGCCGCGTCAACCCGGGCTAGTTAAGCACGCCATCACGGAAATCGTGCTCTCACAAGCGTTTTCATCAGAAGAGGCGGTGTCAGGACTGACAGCATTCAGCCATATATGGGTTCTGTTTCATTTCCACAAAACCGCAGCAGCTGGCTGGAAACCGAAAGTGCGCCCTCCAAGACTGGGAGGCAATAAGTCAGTCGGCGTATTCGCCTCCCGTTCCCCATTTCGCCCCAATCCTATCGGACTCTCCGCCGTGCGCCTGTTGTCCGTTCAGGAGCGTGACGGCTTACAGATACTCAGCGTAGAAGGGGGCGACTTCGTAGACGGCGCGCCCGTATTGGACATCAAGCCCTATATTCCCTATGTCGATGCGATAGACGCAGCAGAAGGCGGCTATGCCGCGGAAAAGCCTGAACCCTGTCTGGAAGTACGCTTTACAGAAGAGGCCGAACAAAACTTGCGCCAGTACAGCCTGCAATATCCCAACCTTCGAGAGCTGATTATTGAGACCATTGGACTGGACCCGCGGCCCAGCTATAAAAAAAGCCAAGCTGACACGAAAGTCTATGGCTTGGCTTTATATGACCTTAATATTTCCTGGCGTGTTCATGAGAACTACGCGCTTATCAGCGCAGTCGCGCCTCTATCAGTTAATGAGTAATCACTTCCGGGCCTGAGTCAAACTCGGGAAAGTCCGGCGCGTGCTTTTCAATCCATTCTCGCGCCGCTTCTTCCCCTGATATGCGGCGGCCTTCTGTCGCCAACACTTCCCGCTTGTAATGCTCAATATGGCATACCTGCTCCACCATCCGGGCGGCGAATGCGTCTTTCTCGCTCATGAAACGCAGCCCTATTTCAAAGCCGTTCTCCACCTCGTTACACCAGATAACCTGAGCAGGCGTTCTGAAGGTCGGACGCACAAAAGAGATAACCACCATCACCTTCTCTCCCACTTCATAGGGCGTTGGCGACATACAGCACACTCCGCCACAACTTATGTTTTGCATACAGTGTGAGGACGCGGCGGGACAGCAACTGACGCCCACGGTGGCGGGGCTCTTATGGATTATTGTGTCAGTACAGACACCAGATTGAGAGTATAAGTCTTCTTTGGAGGGACGTTTCTTTTCAAGCAGAATAGGGATATCTGTAGGATGACGTATAAACTGACGCATCGCTGTATCTCCAGTCACAAACATGTTCATAAGCACATCGCCTATTCAATGTCAGCGTTAAGTCGACCTTCGTACAGCTCATCCACTGGCGTTTGTGTTCAGTATAAAATTCCGCGCATTCTCCTTTGCCGTACCGCTCCCACTTCTTGACGCTTGAAGCTGAAGGCCTGTAGAACACAACTTCTGACGCGTCACAACCTTCCTTAATCTAAGATTTAGGGGAAAAAGGCTGCTTTTTCAACCATGGCCAGGGGTTAACAGGGGCTTTTTTCGTTAATTTTTCAAAATTTAACGGCATTGCCCGAAACCTGTCACCAAAAGGGACATATCAAGCTTGTTCCAGAACTTTTTCTTCAAAGTGACGAACAATGGCGCTTAGCTCTTCGAAACGGATCGGTTTGGTCAGGAAGTCATCCATCCCGCACTGCATGCATTTCTCTTTTTCGCCGGGAAATGCGTTCGCTGTAAGCGCCACGATGGGGATATGGGAAAAGCTTTGACCGCTCTCACGAATACGCCTGGTCGTCTCGTAACCGTCCATGACCGGCATCCAGCAGTCCATAAATATCAGATCAAAATGGGTTGAACCCATCTGTTGAATGGCTATTTCGCCATTTTCAGCAAAATCTACTCGGCAACCGCACTTCTCCAACATCTTACGCGCGAGGTTGCGATTGACGGTGTTGTCTTCAACCAGCAGAACACGTAACCCGGAACGTTTTGAATCCCTGCGATCCTCGAACGTCATCAGACTGGGAGAAAGGATAATCGAGGTTTCATTCGGCTCTTCTACCATAACCGTGTACAAGGCGTCACGTAAGTGTGACTCTCTGTCCAGTTTACTGAGATAGCCGGATACTCCCGCGCCCTTCAGCTCAGACACATGCTCTCTTTGCGGATGTGAGGACAGCGTCAAGATCGGCGCGTTTTTCTGCAAGTCCAGGGATTTGATGAATTTGATCAGATCAATAAACTCATCGCCCGGTAGCGACTCGTCCAGAATCATCGCGTTGTACGGGGCTTTGGAGTCCACCGCCTGATTCACCAGCGCCTTGACCTCTTCGGCAGTTTTAGCGATATCACAATGCAGCAGAGATTCTTCCGAGAAGATATCCAGAGTCGCTTTGAGGCTGAGTTCGTTGGCGTCGGCCACCAGGATTCGGCTTTCTCTGAAAATATTCTCTTCATTGAGAATCTGCGGACTGTAACTTTGCACACGTTGACAGGACAGTTGCGCCCAATACGTCGTGCCTTTGCCTTCTTCACTTTCGATGCCGAAAGAGCCGCCCATCAACTCGACGAACTGCTTACACAACGCCAGTCTCAGCCCTGTCCCAACTTCATTCAGACCTTGCGAAACCGGCGCCTCAAAGGTATTGGACAGCAATGTGTCAATTTCATTGGGGCTGATGCCCGGACTGCTGTCTTCCACAGTAAAACGAATGCGCACCCGGTCTTCGTCAAACGCCACCGGATGCACATGCAGCACCACCTGTCCCTTGACCGTAACCGTAATGGCAACGGACAGCAGGCTTTCCAGCACGCGCAACAATATATTGCGATCCGTCAGCACCCGGGTCGGCAGTCCCGCATCCACAAAGGTTTCAACGTTAAGGCCTTTCGCTTCCGACACCGTCGAAACACGCGCCACCGCCGCCTGTAACAAAGCCCGCAACTCGGTCGGCGCCAAATCCACTTGCGTCGTGCCGGCTTCCAGTTTGGAGAGATCCAGCATGTCGTTAAACAGGGTCAGTAAAGACTCAGAACTCTGTTGCACCGCCAGCAAATACTCGCGCTGCTCCTGTGAGACGGGGGTATCCAACAACAAACCGGTATAGCCAAGAATATTATTCATTGGCGTACGCAGCTCGTGGCTGATATTGGCGATAAACACGCTCTTGCTTTGATTCGCCTTTACCGCTTGCGAACGCTCGACTTGAGAGCGTTGCTCGGACTGCCGCAGGATACGCGTCTGCTCCAGCATACGGATGCGCAGGTTATTGATCGCTGTGACTACCTGGCTTAGCTCGTCCGATGAGGACGGCGGCTTGCGGTCAAGGGTTAATGTCGCCGTCGGATTATCAATCTCAAGCCTGCGGCAATATTGCGACATTTTTTCCAGATGTCGACTGACCAAAAGCCAGAATATCAATAGAAAGAAAATAGCGACGACAAAGGTTTTGACGCTCTGGGTAATCAGAATAATAAGCAGTCGATCCCAAATTTTGTGCTGAATCGGCTCCAAAGTGGCGATGAGCGTCAGATCTCCGAGCCAGTAATTGTCCATGCCCGGCTGATAGATGGGGTATACCTTACTGAAGGAAGGCTCGCCGGATGGGGGCGTACCAGCGGTAAACACATCCTGGTAGTTGGTGACCAGAGAGACATTGTAAATTTCCGGCAGGCGCAGCAATCCCCGCAATAACACATCCAGGTTATCGTGATTGATGCTCCACAGACTGTTCGCCAGTCCTGGTTCGAAAGTGCTGGCGACATCATCCAGCCTGGTGTTGAGCGCCGCCACTTCCGCGCGGTAATCCAGCCACAGCTGTACGCCGGTGGAGACCAGGGCGACGGCTGTGCTGAACAGCAGAACGCTCGCCACGACCTTCGACCCTAAAGGATACTTTCGCAGCCGTTTACTAAATTTACCCCACAAACCCCTAAACTCCCTGTTTGCCTACTACCATTGAGAGCGCTATCGATATTGTAGCAAAACCTTACTTTGACGCTTCTGACGTCCAGTCGCCTATTCACCGCCGGTCCTGGAACAGCGACAACTCTATATATGTTCCCGTCAATAATCCATCCCGCCTACGTATTCAACAGCGATCAGGAGCAGGAGGCGGCGCGTTGCGCAAACCACTGCCGCATCGGCTTTAAGCTGGCCACACCAGGGATCAACTGCTATCTTTAGCGGAAAAACTGACTGCTAAACCTCAACTCTTCCGGTTCGGAGCTTCCCTTTTGAACGAACATGTCGTCGTAGCCCTCGCCGCCATCCTGTTTTTCGGCGTCGCATCTCAGTATATAGCCTGGAAACTGAAACTGCCTTCAATACTATTATTATTGCTGAGCGGTATTGTGCTGGGCCCAACGACCGGCGTGCTGAACCCTGACGAAATATTCGGCGACTTCCTGTTTCCAGCTATTTCTTTCGCCGTCGCCATCATCCTGTTCGAAGGCGGCCTCAGCCTTAAACTGGCGGAGCTCAAAACCAGCTCAACCGCTGTCCGCAGTCTCGTCAGCGTGGGGATACTGATCACTTGGTTTCTCGCCTTTATTCTGTCCTGGATCACGCTCGACGTTCCCTGGATTCTCGCCCTGCTGATCGGCGCCATTCTTACCGTGACGGGCCCCACCGTCGTACTGCCGTTGTTGATGTTGATTCGCCCCAAAGGTCAGGTTAACTCCATTCTGAAATGGGAAGGCATACTCAATGATCCCATTGGCGCGCTCCTCACCGTATTAGTCTATGAGGCTGTAGTCTCCACCAGCGTGGGCAAAGCCACCACCCTGTTTTTATCCGGTTTTTTGTTGACCGTCGTGGTAGGCGGTTTGATGGGCTTGATTGCCGGCATGTTGGTGGCTACCGCCTTGCGTCACCACTGGATACCCGAGTTTCTGGGCAACACCTTCACCCTGGCGATGGTGATGTGTCTGTTTACTGCTTCCAACCTGATACAGCACGAAAGCGGCCTGTTCAGCGTCACCATCATGGGGATATACCTGGGCAACCAGCGCCTGGTATCGATCCGCAATCTGGTCGGTTTTAAAGAAGACCTGCGGGTTCTATTGCTTTCCTCTATGTTCATCGTCCTCGCTGCACGCCTTGATGTACAGGATCTGGAGCATATCCACGCCGGCAGCTTCGCTTTCCTTTTACTTCTGGTCTTTCTGGTGCGCCCCATCGCGGTATGGGCGTCCACGGTGAAAAGCAACCTAAGCTGGAAGGAAAAGTTGTTTCTATCCTCCATGGCGCCTCGAGGCATCGTCGCAGCTGCGGTGGCGTCTCTCTTCGCAGTACGTCTGCAAGGCATCGGTTATGAGGAAGCGGAGGCGTTGCCTCCCACCATGTTCCTGATCATTATGGGCACGATCCTCATCTATGGGCTGGGAGCCAGGCCTCTGGCGAAAAAGCTGGCGTTGTCCGACGACAATCCGCAGGGTTGCATCATTCTCGGCTCCAACGCTTTCACCAATGCGCTTGCGAAAGCGTTGAAAAATGAAAATGTGAGCGTGCTGATCGTCGACGCCCGGTGGAGCAATATTAAAGAAGCCCGTATGGAAGGAACGCCAACATTGCTGGGCAACGTGCTTTCCGAACAATTACTGGAGCGCGTTAACTACACTGGTATGGGACGTTTTCTGGCGCTGACGCCCAATCTGGAGCTGAACTCTCTCGCTTGCATCCGTTTTTCTGACATATTCGGCGTTAAAGAAGTGTATCAGCTCGGCGAACCTGAGGATAAAGACAAGCCCGCTCAGTGGATACCCGAGGATTTGTCCGGGGTCGCCCTGTTCTCCACTCAAGCCACTTACAACCACATCATGAAACGGCTGAATCATGGCGCCGTCATCAAGCGCACTCCTCTTACCAAAGACTTCACCTACGAACAGTTTAAGGAAAAGAATCAAGACCAGGACCCATTGCCGCTATGTTTAGTGGGTGAAAACGGGGGGCTAAGCTTCTTCACTGTGAAGAAAAACCTGCAGCCCAAACCGGGCCAGGTATTGATCAGCCTCGTGGGTTAACGCTCGCAGCTAAAATTTCTGAATCGCCCCGCCAGTTTCACTTCCTTCCGTGAGAGAGAATGAAACGGGCGGGGCGACTCATATAACTTGGCATGACATGAAGGAATCATCCAACCGATGACGTCGTTAAAAAAAATAACTTACGGGATAGTTCCCCCCTGCGTCTGTGTACTCTTGTCCTCCCACGCGATGGCGCTGTCTCCCACTCCTTTCGAAGTGGGAAACTTTTCCCCCCTTGCCCAGACATTTGGACTGCCGTCTATTCAAACGGCGCTGAACACGGCGCCATCCGGCTTTGAGATCAGTTTGCAACACGCCACCGCAAACACGTATGTCACACACGAGAACATTAACGAAATTTCCTATTTTGACGGCGAGGTGGCGATAACCTCGTTATCGCTGCGCTGGCGCTTCACAAATGACGCCGAACTTACCTTGAGAGCGCCCTATGTCGACCACAGCAAAGGCCTATGGGACGACTTCATCTACGATTGGCATGAATGGTTCGGCCTCCCTCAGGGCGGCAGGACACAGGACGCCAACGATCA
Coding sequences within:
- the coaE gene encoding dephospho-CoA kinase (Dephospho-CoA kinase (CoaE) performs the final step in coenzyme A biosynthesis.) translates to MNQIPQHKSLVIGLTGGIASGKSAAAAKFVELDIPCIDADQVARDVVEPGEPALQHIAEHFGSALITPNGVLDRAALRKLVFNDPEQKKWLESLLHPLINQRIRDWLGACKTPYCILASPLLLETRQRELVDRILVIDVPESVQIARAMARDQNSEDLVRRIIATQSGREYKRQHADDIILNDKDLAHLYHEVAKLHEYYLELAQHDR
- the tsaA gene encoding tRNA (N6-threonylcarbamoyladenosine(37)-N6)-methyltransferase TrmO, whose product is MEELVYRPIGHIRSCYPEKFGAPRQPGLVKHAITEIVLSQAFSSEEAVSGLTAFSHIWVLFHFHKTAAAGWKPKVRPPRLGGNKSVGVFASRSPFRPNPIGLSAVRLLSVQERDGLQILSVEGGDFVDGAPVLDIKPYIPYVDAIDAAEGGYAAEKPEPCLEVRFTEEAEQNLRQYSLQYPNLRELIIETIGLDPRPSYKKSQADTKVYGLALYDLNISWRVHENYALISAVAPLSVNE
- a CDS encoding type II secretion system F family protein, producing MAQAAQKHSTFVWEGTDRKGNKTKGETSGSNVALVKAQLRKQGINPTRVKKKAESILGKRTKKITPFDIAVFTRQMATMMKAGVPLVQSFDIVADGLEHPSLKELVLDIKNEVAAGNSFAGALKKHPKYFDDLFCNLIDSGEKSGALETMLARVATYLEKTEILKKKVKKAMTYPIAVLVVAVIVTGILLVKVVPQFQDLFQGFGADLPAFTQMIINISEYLQASWYIILGVIIAAIFSFSEARRRSPAFSDAVDKYILKFPIMGDILHKSAVARFARVLSTTFAAGVPLVDALESVAGATGNAVFRKAVIKIRDDVSSGTQLQYSMKTTGVFPVMAIQLTSIGEESGALDDMLEKVADHYEAEVDDAVDNLTALMEPMIMAVLGVLVGGLIIGMYLPIFQLGSVV
- the yacG gene encoding DNA gyrase inhibitor YacG; its protein translation is MIDKSSTSSATRTALEVDCPTCGKKVPWTQENEFRPFCSKRCQMIDLGAWASEEYRIAEAEEKDKWSETEDERPKDSH
- a CDS encoding cation:proton antiporter produces the protein MNEHVVVALAAILFFGVASQYIAWKLKLPSILLLLLSGIVLGPTTGVLNPDEIFGDFLFPAISFAVAIILFEGGLSLKLAELKTSSTAVRSLVSVGILITWFLAFILSWITLDVPWILALLIGAILTVTGPTVVLPLLMLIRPKGQVNSILKWEGILNDPIGALLTVLVYEAVVSTSVGKATTLFLSGFLLTVVVGGLMGLIAGMLVATALRHHWIPEFLGNTFTLAMVMCLFTASNLIQHESGLFSVTIMGIYLGNQRLVSIRNLVGFKEDLRVLLLSSMFIVLAARLDVQDLEHIHAGSFAFLLLLVFLVRPIAVWASTVKSNLSWKEKLFLSSMAPRGIVAAAVASLFAVRLQGIGYEEAEALPPTMFLIIMGTILIYGLGARPLAKKLALSDDNPQGCIILGSNAFTNALAKALKNENVSVLIVDARWSNIKEARMEGTPTLLGNVLSEQLLERVNYTGMGRFLALTPNLELNSLACIRFSDIFGVKEVYQLGEPEDKDKPAQWIPEDLSGVALFSTQATYNHIMKRLNHGAVIKRTPLTKDFTYEQFKEKNQDQDPLPLCLVGENGGLSFFTVKKNLQPKPGQVLISLVG
- a CDS encoding PilZ domain-containing protein produces the protein MNMFVTGDTAMRQFIRHPTDIPILLEKKRPSKEDLYSQSGVCTDTIIHKSPATVGVSCCPAASSHCMQNISCGGVCCMSPTPYEVGEKVMVVISFVRPTFRTPAQVIWCNEVENGFEIGLRFMSEKDAFAARMVEQVCHIEHYKREVLATEGRRISGEEAAREWIEKHAPDFPEFDSGPEVITH
- a CDS encoding prepilin peptidase; this translates as MLDIFNQFNHNPALLYITVVVFGLIVGSFLNVVILRKPKMLEQEWRAQCAEIPGCDCPKTDEPLITLSKPDSTCPKCGHKIRAWENIPVISYLFLGGKCSSCKTGISIRYPLVEIATALLAVIVVCYFKMSWAGLAAIGLSWTLLTLSLIDFDTQLLPDDLTLPLLWAGLLINIQGIFAPLSEAVIGAVVGYLALWSVYHLFRLLTGKEGMGFGDFKLLAALGAWLGWKMLPLIILLSSLVGAVIGIAMIIILGRDKNIPIPFGPYLAIAGWIAMIWGNDIVSAYLGMYPAP
- a CDS encoding response regulator, with protein sequence MASVLLFSTAVALVSTGVQLWLDYRAEVAALNTRLDDVASTFEPGLANSLWSINHDNLDVLLRGLLRLPEIYNVSLVTNYQDVFTAGTPPSGEPSFSKVYPIYQPGMDNYWLGDLTLIATLEPIQHKIWDRLLIILITQSVKTFVVAIFFLLIFWLLVSRHLEKMSQYCRRLEIDNPTATLTLDRKPPSSSDELSQVVTAINNLRIRMLEQTRILRQSEQRSQVERSQAVKANQSKSVFIANISHELRTPMNNILGYTGLLLDTPVSQEQREYLLAVQQSSESLLTLFNDMLDLSKLEAGTTQVDLAPTELRALLQAAVARVSTVSEAKGLNVETFVDAGLPTRVLTDRNILLRVLESLLSVAITVTVKGQVVLHVHPVAFDEDRVRIRFTVEDSSPGISPNEIDTLLSNTFEAPVSQGLNEVGTGLRLALCKQFVELMGGSFGIESEEGKGTTYWAQLSCQRVQSYSPQILNEENIFRESRILVADANELSLKATLDIFSEESLLHCDIAKTAEEVKALVNQAVDSKAPYNAMILDESLPGDEFIDLIKFIKSLDLQKNAPILTLSSHPQREHVSELKGAGVSGYLSKLDRESHLRDALYTVMVEEPNETSIILSPSLMTFEDRRDSKRSGLRVLLVEDNTVNRNLARKMLEKCGCRVDFAENGEIAIQQMGSTHFDLIFMDCWMPVMDGYETTRRIRESGQSFSHIPIVALTANAFPGEKEKCMQCGMDDFLTKPIRFEELSAIVRHFEEKVLEQA